Proteins from a genomic interval of Paenibacillus sp. RC334:
- a CDS encoding helix-turn-helix transcriptional regulator: MEDKEVLKLVGARIRALRKEKGLSQESLGEKGGFHFSYIGQIERGEKNVSLLNIAKIANALDVNLIQLFAYVNEEIKVTKHEAELNEILTLLRKSNPQKIKLAKNIVKEILNNE; the protein is encoded by the coding sequence ATGGAAGATAAAGAAGTTCTCAAATTAGTGGGTGCCAGAATACGTGCTTTGCGAAAAGAAAAGGGCTTGTCTCAGGAATCGCTTGGAGAAAAAGGCGGATTTCATTTTTCATACATAGGGCAGATTGAACGTGGGGAAAAGAACGTATCCTTATTAAATATAGCTAAAATTGCAAATGCACTGGATGTTAATTTGATTCAGCTTTTTGCTTATGTAAATGAGGAAATTAAGGTTACAAAGCATGAAGCCGAACTAAATGAAATACTAACATTGCTTAGAAAGTCAAACCCTCAAAAAATTAAGCTAGCGAAAAATATTGTTAAAGAGATTTTAAACAATGAATAA